DNA sequence from the Nicotiana tomentosiformis chromosome 3, ASM39032v3, whole genome shotgun sequence genome:
GCAGAAACTTACACAGGAAATGCAAAAGATTTTGTGCTGTTGGTGCTACTCGAACGAACAGAGATGTTATCATTGCATTGCTTCGATGCTGAGACCACTAAAACAGTCGAGTCTTCAAAATCTGGAAGCTTTTCAGTATTCTGACTTGCAAACAATGACGCTAAACTTCTCATTGGCGTTCCATCTTCAATGCTGGAGCCTTTTTTCTCCTTTGAATTTGGTTTTGATCCTTCTCTAAAAGTTGAATCTGGTATATTGCTTTTGTCACTACATGCTTCCTTGTTCATCTCTTGATCCTATAAAAAAGAAGTTAAAAGGTGAGAAGATCATGTCAATAGTAATTGAGCAATAATAAGAAACTTCTGCTGCATCATATCTTCTTGACAATTTACTGTTAGGTTTCGTGAATGAGCCTGAATGAGAAATGAAAGAGGCACCTTATGAATTGCATctcttcatctcaccctttcattgtctataaatttagaggttTGGCCTCATTTTTCAGCCATGGAAAATCTCTGAAAACTTCTCCCCTCTTTTCTACATTGTTGCattgtttttcaaataaataaagtatCAAGTGTGATTTGCTCAGTTTGTTGAATTCGATGAAGTTGTGTAATTTCGATTGCCAGTATTACAGAATAGTTTTTCCGTTCTATTCTGGGAGGaagtaatccataaccttgggcaacagtgaggagattaaattccttaaggatacTTGTGGGCTCGGAATTATTTTACGGAACTAACATTTTTTTTTCCTCCGATTTTCTGGTTTCGAACACAGAATACATAACATTTACGCgataagagaaagaaaaagaaaaagaaaaagaagtaaaaCAGAAACTGAATCAGAACAAGACAAGAATTGCTAAGTATAGAGAATATACCTGATTATATTTATTATCAACCAGCTCTCCATCCAAACTCTGGTCTTTTGGCAAAGTATGGCTAATAGAAATGGCACCAGCAATCTCAACTTCAGCACCAGTATCAGCTTTACCTTTCATCAACAGCTTCTTAGAGTCGTCAAAGTGCTTAACAGTTCCCTCGTACGATTCAGGCTTGGATTCAGAAACATGCAACACTCTGTTCTCTAATTCTGCATTATGATCCAGCTCATACTTAAGCATGTAATAAATATTATCATGGTTCAGCTCACAATTTTCCAAAGAACATTCTTCCTCATCCATACAGATGTCCCTGAAATCTTTATGATTGCTGTCTTGAAGAAAAACGACTGATTCGGGTAATCTGCACTCCATATAATTCAGATCTTACAAATTCAGTACCCTTTCGTATGCTCTATTTTTCTACTAatcttttctcttccttctgcTAAGGAAGATTGCATCTTTCTCTGCAGCGGATAAAGGAAATTTCATGTTCTCAGCATTCAATCACAAACGAAATCTATTTTAATACATAGATCATAGGTAACAATGTAACATGCTATTAGGAATTGTGTGATATCTGCATAACGAGAAAGTGAACAAGGGATACTTGCTCAATGGAAAGAAATAATATCCTAGTAGTACAGCTTCACCAATTTTCACTGTGGCACTATTTTTATATGAATTTACTAAATTCAAACATTTCCTATAAACAAGAAGCCAAGAAtgggaaacaacctctctactcctccgGGTAAGAATAAGGTCTGCGTAAACATTACCCACCACATGTCTCACTTATGGTATTTTAttaggttgttgttgtttgtaAACACTTCCTATAAACAAGAAGCCAAGAATGGAAGTAATAAAGATTGAAGATTGCAAAAAATTAAAGCATGGAGAAGTATTGAATTGCAAAGAGAAGAAAAATATGATACCAATAAACAAGCCAAAACATCTAACCAAACCAGTGAAAGTGGAAAGCCAACTAATGAGGGATAGTAGATGACCTCAGATTGCAAGGTCTCAACTGTTCCTAATTTTGTGCCATTTGAGTAATAGCACACGATATGATCAAAGGCAATAGTTACGGATATATAATTGTGCCATTTCTAAAAATGATAGTTCAACAAATTCTTTATATTCTTCTATGCTTTCGCGACTAACTACATCTCCTAAATACATAATTTTTCCCGACGGCAAAATCACTCAGGTAGCCAAAAACTATACAAAAACTAAAAGTCCCACTAATCCAACGATAAATAAAAAGGGGGTGGGAAACAAAACAACAACTACTACTTAGATAATTTATTTAGACTAAGACTATGGAAATGGACATTTGATTAATGAAGTAAAGTACCTTTTTCAATCAACAGCTGATTGTAACCTGCAAACAGCCATATACATACACAGAAAGTCATGAGTTGGCGGAGAAGATATATGTACAAGAAGACTGAAGATGAAATTGAATTCTGAGAAAGAAGCAAAACGAAAACTAATTGTTTTAATCTGCCCAAGAATATTGGTCACTGCATAGAGAAGATCTTCTAATTCTTAATATCAGTTTCACATatattaggaaaagaaaaaagtgCATTTATAGGGAATTCTCAAGTTAATCCATGAACTGGATTACTCACTTCCTTATTTAGTGATAGTGATGGTGATTTGTTACTATAATCAAATAAAAGGTTGGTTTAATTTTCCTTCGTATTGTTACAGTAGGAAGTCTCTCATTTTCTGTTTTGGACAATACTTTGCGTGGGGAATGCTTAAATTAATTAGCCGACTAAAGCAGTTTTCATTAATTAGAACTGCAACTCTTTTATCGTATAATTAATATTTGAGTACtctaaaatataaattattgTATAGGTCCTTTGGTTTGGTGAACTAGGGACCATATATTTGGTCATTTTACCTCAATTAGCAACTCTAATATGTCCAAAGGGACAAACTAAGTGGCGAGATGCAATTCAAATGGTAATATCGGGAGAACAAATTTTATTGATCAAATTATACTGTCTAGTTGAATCTTGCCTATCATTTATAAATTATGTACGTAATAAATAAGCAATCACAAAATCTAACATTTTATCGAATTTTAGTGTCACGAGGATGCTTATAgacatatattttttttaaatataaatttcaccaatttTTATGATAGAGTTTTACTGGGCATATTGCTAAAGATATTAATTTAACTTATATTTCATGCTAGTGGCAGTGAAcgagaaaaaaaataaattaattgttGATACACAATCCAATAATCTCAACTTTTAGCTTTCTAAGTTGGGAAATATACCTTAGATGGGCGATATCTAAAAGATATGACGTTGAGATATATAGATCTTCTCCTCGACAGTTACACCTAATTCTTATATTCTATCATGTATAAACTTGCTGGATGTTGAATATATGAGATGCCTCAAAATGGGAAAATGTGATATAAATTTGGAAGAAGTGAGAGATTATTTTAGATTTAAATTATATTCATTGATAATAATTCTTTTACACTATTAATATAGTTTAACTAATAAAGTACACCATTTATTCAATTTCTAGGTAACCATGTTAGACTTGTCAAAAATATTTATGTTCCATTGTACGtttttgtcacgactcaaaactaACCCCCTTTCGTGATGGCCCctttcgtgatggcgcctatcgtggaactaggcaagccgactcatttcaaaaacaaaacgatattttcatttcaaagataatttcaagataaaaacctccatttaaagagttcaaatcaaaagaaaaacagaagtgcggaaaagaaaagcccgacatcggggtgttacTAGTTATGAGcttctactataatctgtctaataatatcaaggctaactcagcctggaaaatagctaaacactaatagagaaagataagagggagaagagcaggggctgcgatcgccaaacagctaccttactatctcc
Encoded proteins:
- the LOC104111812 gene encoding uncharacterized protein, translating into MECRLPESVVFLQDSNHKDFRDICMDEEECSLENCELNHDNIYYMLKYELDHNAELENRVLHVSESKPESYEGTVKHFDDSKKLLMKGKADTGAEVEIAGAISISHTLPKDQSLDGELVDNKYNQDQEMNKEACSDKSNIPDSTFREGSKPNSKEKKGSSIEDGTPMRSLASLFASQNTEKLPDFEDSTVLVVSASKQCNDNISVRSSSTNSTKSFAFPVLTSEWTGSPAKMVEAGTRDFKKRSCCWRMCF